TGGTGCTGTTCGTTTTCGTGTGGCCTATTTGTATCCCACTTCGCGAACCCTTCCGTTGATGCAGAGATCGAAAATTGTCAGATCACGGCCGGTCCCGTGGGATCTTGGTCGTGGGAGCGATCGGGCAATTCCGTGTGGGCAGCATTCAGCGCTGCTCGTCGATTCCGTTAAGCACCCAATAGCCTGAACAACTTCCACCGCGACAGGTACTCGCGCCCCTTAAGTAGGCCAGTAAAGTTTAGTCCGAACCGGATCCATACTGGTGGCAAGGTGAGCAATTAGCGACTGACAAACCCTCACAAAGGGCGTGATTCCCTTTCACTCGCCACATCACTACGCTATTCGCGTCGTACCCTCCCCACACGCGGCACAACATGGACCTGTTCGCTGTTACACTTTACTCGCACGATCCCCATTCCGGGCGCTTGCTCCTGCACGCGATGCCGGTGATGGTCGTCGTGCTGTGCTGTCTCGCCATTGCCTATCGATATTACTCCGCGTTCCTCGCAGCGAAGGTCGCGGTACTCGACGATTCGCGTGTCACGCCCGCGCACCGCCTCAACGACGGTCAGAACTACCACCCCACGAACAAGTGGGTGCTGTTCGGGCACCACTTCGCGGCCATTTCCGGGGCCGGGCCGCTCATCGGACCTGTACTCGCTATTCAGTACGGGTTCGCACCCGGGCTGGTGTGGCTGGTCATCGGCGTGTGCCTCGCGGGGGCCGTTCAGGACATGCTTGTGTTGGCCGCGAGCGTCCGACGCGACGGGAAATCGATCGCCGAAATCGCGCGCCACGAACTCGGGTACCCGGCCGCGATCATCGCATCAGTCGCGATCCTATTTATCGTGGTGATCGCGCTCGCCGGTCTGGGAATCGTGGTGGTGAAGGCGCTCGGCGGCGAAGAGGTGAAGCTGCCCGCAGGGATGACCATCGAATCGCCAGAGCCACCAGCCCAACGCGAAGGTGTCTACCATTTCCCCGCGAAGTGCCGCGTCCGGTACTCGCCCGAAGCGCAGCCCACACTCCGTTCCGAGACGTTCCGCATCAGGTGCCCGGAAGCACCCGTGGTGTTGTCGGATTCGGCGCTGCCCGTGACTTACCGGCTCCCCGCTGGTTGCACGCAGGTCGTACCCGGCTCGTCGTGGGGCACGTTCACGATCGCGTGTACGATCCCGATCGCCCTGTTAGTCGGGTTGTGGATGTACCGCATCCGCCCGGGGCGCGTGGTCGAAGCGTCGCTCATTGGCGGGTTCCTCACGCTCGCAGCGGTCGTGGCCGGCAACTGGGTTCCCGGTTCGCCGCTCGAACGCTTCTTCTCTCTCACGCGCGACCAGACCATCATCACTCTGGGTGTCTACGGGTTCATCGCTGCAGTGCTCCCGGTTTGGCTGCTGCTGGGACCGCGCGACTACCTTTCCAGTTTTCTGAAGATCGGCACCGTCGGGCTGCTCATCGTGAGCGTGTGCGTCGCGAACCCGGCACTTCAGGCCCCGCCGATCAACGAAGTGTTTATTAACGGCGGACCAACGTTTCTCGGGGTTCCGGGGCTTTCCGCTCCGGTTTTCCCGTTCGTGTTCATTTGTGTGATGTGCGGGGCGGTCAGTGGGTTCCACTCGCTCGTTTCTAGCGGTACGACACCGAAGATGGTGGAAAAGGAATCACACATCCGCACCATCGGCTACGGGTCCATGCTGATCGAAGGGATCGTCGGAGTAACGGCGCTCGTTGCCGCCGCCGCGCTGCCACCGGAACTGTACTACGCGATCAACGTGCCCATCGACCGCACATCGGAATACCAAAAGCAACTCGACGAGGTGTACGACAAGTACGGCGTGAAGGTGCCTCCGGAGGGAAAAGACCCGGCGCACGCGACCAACGTGGATTCCCCGCAGCACCTCGATCTGGGCCGGGTGGAAGAGAAGGTCGGCGGCGAGTCGCTGCGCGGGCGCACGGGCGGCGCGGTCACGCTTGCTGTGGGCATGTCTGTCGTCTTCGAGCAGGCGTTCAACTGGGTCGGCGTTACAGGCGAGTGGCTCCTGAAATACTGGTACCACTTCGCGATCATGTTCGAGGCGCTCTTTATTCTCACGACGATCGACGCCGGAACGCGCATTGCGCGATTCTTGTTACAAGAAAGTGTGGGGCGCGTTTACGCTCCGATGGCCAAACAGAACTGGTTGCCCGGAGCGCTCCTTGCCAGCGCCGTAGTTACTGGCGGTTGGTGCTGGCTCGTGTGGACCGGCAGCATCGATACCATTTGGCCCATGTTCGGCATCGCGAACCAATTGCTCGCAGTGCTGGCGCTCGCACTCGTAACGACGTGGATGGTAAACAACGGGCGCGGAAAGTACGCGGCCGTCACCATCCTCCCGATGCTGTTCGTGACCAGTACCACGCTCACGGCCAGTTTTCAGTTGGTCACGGGCCGGTTCGCACAGTTGATCGAAACCGGGCGCGCGAAGGTGGCAGCGGGGGCGTCCGAAGTGGGGCAGAAAATGATCCTGACGGGTGTCCTCAACACGGCGCTCACGCTCTTCGTTGTCACGTGTGTCGTCACGCTACTGTTTTGGTCCGCCGCGCGTTGGCTGACGGTGTGGCTAGGTTGGGGTAAACCAGGCACCGCCCCCACGAACACGAACGGTGCGGCATGACGCGGCACGCGCGCGAGGCCGTTTCGCTCGCAGTTGCGGCGGCGCTGGGCGAGGTCGCGCTCGTCGCGTTCATGACCACCGACTGGTCCGCGGTCGGGGCGAACGTGCTGCTGCTCGCGTTCCTCGTCGGCCCGCCCCTCTTTCTCGCCACTACCACGTGGCGCCGGCGCACCCACCCGGCGCGCTCGCGCCTGCTCTTCGTGGTGGCAGTCGCGATCGCGGTCGGCGGACTGAGTGTGCTCGGCTGGGATCTCTACCGCTACAGCACGGACGCGCAGTTCCGCCGAACGCCGAACATGCACGGGTTGATCGTACCCATCGTTCAGTGGGTCGTTATTCTGGCGGCTTGGCTGGTTCTGGTGGTTCAGGAGGGCCGGGACAAACACACGGCCAAGAGCGCACCACTTCCCCTATCAGGGGCAGAAAAACAAGCATCAACGCGCCCACAATCGTAGCCGCAAAAAATCGCACACAAAGCGCTTGACCCGAGCCGCACTTGACGGCATACCACGCGGCTCATTCCGTGGGAACAATCCGCGTCGGGGGACGGGTCATGCGGCGAGCCTTACTCGCGGTGGGGGTGATGTGCGCGGTCGGGGTGACCGGCCGCAGCACGGCACAGTTCAACACGACGAGCGCGTCCAATAACAGCGGAACGACCATGCCGGGGCAGGTCGTGGGCGGGTACACCGGCCAGGTGCTACCCGTGGGGCAGCAAGCGCCCCAAGCCGCGCCGCAAGCGGGCCAGTCGATCACCGCGAACGCGATGCAGCGCCCCTACGATCCCAACCGCCCCTACGACGCATTCAAGGGCACGGGTATCGATCCGAAGAACGTGCTCGCACCACTCGTTGGTGCGGACGGGAAGCCGATTGCCACGCCGGACGCGCTCGACAAACTCTCGGAGCGGATCAAAGCGTTTTTCATTAAGAGCCCGCCGCCCCCGCGCCCGCCCTACACGCCGGGTATCACCCGCCGGGCTAAGGAACGCACGAATCAGATGTGGCGCCGGGACTGATCGTGAATTAGGACGTGTCTATTCGATTAGCTGAAACGAGTCCAGAAACGCGGTCGATTCGTCCGAGGCCGCGTAACTGTCGGTGCCGAGCACCGTCACTTGGTACAGGCGCGTTCCGACGAGGTAAATCCGAGCACGGAGAACGCCGGGCTTGGGCTCCGTAACCCGCACCGAAAAATCCCGCCCGGGGTATTTACCCACGAGCGTGATATTCGTTTCCGATACCGCTTTGCCGCCCGCGGCTCGAATCATGTCGCCTTTGGCCGAATCCAGGTAGCGCGGGATCAATTCCGCTGGCTCGTCACCCTTGAGCGGAAGTTCCGTCGCGGCAACTGTGCGTGCTCCGTCTGTCGTCACAACGGAATACACGACAGAGCGCAAACCGCCGACCGTCTTCTCAACGACCTTCGGTTCACCACCGAACTGCACCTGGAACTTGTCACCCTTTGAGACGAATGCAGACGGGCGCTGCTGACAACCCGCTGCCAGCAACGCAGTAACAATAATCCCCGGGCACAAACGAATCGCGAACACGGTGCCCACCTTCGGGTGAACGATGCGCCGGGGCGCTATAAACACCCCGGCACCAATCGCGGGTTTGCGTCGCCCGCACTCCTAATTCTTTTCTATCGGGTCGGCCTCATTACGCTCGAGCGACGAAAAGAACGCTGGAGGGAGTATCCGCAAATTAATCGCGTACCGCACCTTCAACTCTTTTCCGCCGCTCACCGCGAGCGACATTGCGGAGACGAGTTTGTCTTCCTTGCCGAGCACCCGCTCCACCTGAGCCGCGGGGCCACCGGTCTTCTCGACCAGTTTCACCAGACGGTCCGGGTTCACAACGATATCGATGACCGGCGCATCAGCGGCCTTTACTGTGAGTGCATCCTTCATCACCGTGACCGCGTCCGTGCCGACCGCCACGAACACGCCCTTCGGCGCGAACGCGAACGCGATCACGCACTTGTCACCACCGAACGGCTTCGTGACGTCAAAGAAGTTCCCACCGGCCATCTTGTACGTGTGAATGTTGATGGTCCCGGCTTTATCCGCACTCCACTTGAACCGCTCTTGTTCGTTCTCCGGCGCGTTCTTCTCGACGAAGGCTTTGAATTCCTTTTCCAGCGCCGCGGTGTCTTCGAACGCACCCGCTGCGACCACGCTGAAGTCACCGTCCTTGTTCGGCCCGCGAACGGCACCGACAATATCGACCTCACCCGTCTTCACAGTGCGGATCAGCCCTTTAAATATCTCGTCCGCGAGCGCCTTGGCTGGATCGTTAGCGGGGACCAGTTTTTGCCCCTCTTCGAGCGACTTCGCCGCCCCAGCCTTCAATTCATCGTTGAAGAACGGGAGGCGCGTCTTGAACCCGACGGCCGTGTCCGGCCCGAGCAACCCGGCGAACTTGTTGCCGACCGGTTTGAAGCCCGCGATCGCTTTCGACAAAGCTGAGTCCGGCTTCCCATTGAGTGTCGCTTCGACGCTCAGATCCCCGGTCGGCACGTCCAGATTGAGTCGCAGCGCTGCTGCATCCCCGCCACCCAGGAGGAGGAAGTAGCGCCCGACCATCTTCTCGAACTCTTCGACGAGCGGCTTGAAGACCGCCGCCTCCTGAGCGCCGATGCCGAGCCCCCCGCGCCCGTTCCCGAAGTCGAGTGCTCTCTTGAAGTCTTCGAGGCCCTTCGCCGCGGCCAGTTTCACTTCGGGCGTCAGTCGATCGAAGTGGAGTTTTCCGGCGAAAAGCGCCTGCTCCGCCGGGTCGTAGAGCTTGTTGACCGGAACGAGGGCCTTCGCCTCCAGCGCCGGTTCCGGCTTCGATCCGTAGGAGATGTAAGCGTACTGTTCGCTGAACCGCATCCGGGCCTTGTATTGTGGCTCCAGCGGCGGGAGCTGGTACAGTCCCTTACCCAAATCTTCGGGCTTGCCTTTATTGAATCGCTCGCACAGCGCGAGGAAGTCCTTTTCGTTGGTGATCGGGAACGCGATCACCGCCGTGATGTCTTCCGGCTTTGGGGCCAAGTTCACGTACCCCACCACCGGTCGAATCATATCCAACCCGTTGAAGCCCTTTTCGCCGAAACGTTCTTTGATCGAATCGTTCAGCGCCTTGACCGCTTTTTCACCGCCGATGAGGTCGGCCGCGGCTCGCAGGTCGCCGAGCACGCGGTTGGCCGGTTGCGTTTGGAACGTGATCGGCGGGGCCGGCGGATCTGCGGAGAGGGCGATCGGTGCGAAGAGCGCGGCGGCGGTCAGAACCAGTGCGTACCGCATTGGGGCCTCCGAACGAGTGTGGTAACCGGCTCACCTCAGAATACGGCCCCCAGATGTCGTTTGCCATCCGGGGCGCGATCAATTAGAACGCCCAACGGAGTGTATTCCGCGCCGGAGCTTGTGCCCCGGATTCCAGCCAGAGCCTCACATGCACGAACGCGCTTCGACCTATTTTCGGGGACTACAGGACCGGATCTGTGCCGCACTCGAAAGTGCCGACGGTACCGCCCGGTTCCGCGAGGACACGTGGACGCGGCCCGGCGGCGGCGGCGGGCGTTCGCGCGTGATCGAGAACGGCGCAGTGTTCGAGAAGGGCGGGGTGAACTTCTCCGAAGTGTTCGGCTCGTTCACACCTGAATTTGCGAAACAGATGCCCGGAGACGGGTTGGCGTTCACGGCTGTGGGCGTGTCGCTCGTTCTGCACCCGTGCAGCCCGTTAGTGCCCACCGTGCATGCGAACTTCCGCTACCTCACCCACGGCGCGAAGGCATGGTTCGGCGGTGGTGGCGACCTCACCCCGTACTACCCCATCAAGGAAGACGTCGTTCACTTCCACCGCGTCTGGAAGAAGGTGTGCGACACGCACGCGACAGTCGCCGATCACGCAAAAATGAAGAAAGAGTGCGACGACTACTTTCACTTGAAGCACCGCAACGAGGCGCGCGGGGTCGGCGGTATCTTCTTCGACTACATGGACGCGA
This region of Gemmata massiliana genomic DNA includes:
- the hemF gene encoding oxygen-dependent coproporphyrinogen oxidase; protein product: MHERASTYFRGLQDRICAALESADGTARFREDTWTRPGGGGGRSRVIENGAVFEKGGVNFSEVFGSFTPEFAKQMPGDGLAFTAVGVSLVLHPCSPLVPTVHANFRYLTHGAKAWFGGGGDLTPYYPIKEDVVHFHRVWKKVCDTHATVADHAKMKKECDDYFHLKHRNEARGVGGIFFDYMDATDAAFAFVQAAGDAFLDAYLPIVERRKALNYSPEQRFFQEYRRGRYVEFNLVYDRGTVFGLKTDGRTESILMSLPPVVRYIYDYRPAPGSPEAELTEYWLKPNDWAAMEG
- a CDS encoding carbon starvation CstA family protein, with product MDLFAVTLYSHDPHSGRLLLHAMPVMVVVLCCLAIAYRYYSAFLAAKVAVLDDSRVTPAHRLNDGQNYHPTNKWVLFGHHFAAISGAGPLIGPVLAIQYGFAPGLVWLVIGVCLAGAVQDMLVLAASVRRDGKSIAEIARHELGYPAAIIASVAILFIVVIALAGLGIVVVKALGGEEVKLPAGMTIESPEPPAQREGVYHFPAKCRVRYSPEAQPTLRSETFRIRCPEAPVVLSDSALPVTYRLPAGCTQVVPGSSWGTFTIACTIPIALLVGLWMYRIRPGRVVEASLIGGFLTLAAVVAGNWVPGSPLERFFSLTRDQTIITLGVYGFIAAVLPVWLLLGPRDYLSSFLKIGTVGLLIVSVCVANPALQAPPINEVFINGGPTFLGVPGLSAPVFPFVFICVMCGAVSGFHSLVSSGTTPKMVEKESHIRTIGYGSMLIEGIVGVTALVAAAALPPELYYAINVPIDRTSEYQKQLDEVYDKYGVKVPPEGKDPAHATNVDSPQHLDLGRVEEKVGGESLRGRTGGAVTLAVGMSVVFEQAFNWVGVTGEWLLKYWYHFAIMFEALFILTTIDAGTRIARFLLQESVGRVYAPMAKQNWLPGALLASAVVTGGWCWLVWTGSIDTIWPMFGIANQLLAVLALALVTTWMVNNGRGKYAAVTILPMLFVTSTTLTASFQLVTGRFAQLIETGRAKVAAGASEVGQKMILTGVLNTALTLFVVTCVVTLLFWSAARWLTVWLGWGKPGTAPTNTNGAA